A single region of the Microtus ochrogaster isolate Prairie Vole_2 chromosome 2, MicOch1.0, whole genome shotgun sequence genome encodes:
- the Hhla2 gene encoding HERV-H LTR-associating protein 2 — MKAQVLLCIFFAVTLYLCGSLDVFLPVFFSHRNRKNEQLILGRYDEDVTLPCLFTSGSEVVIHWISQDNYVHSYYSGKDQLEKQHFRYAHRTSLVHSEINNGNASLTVRRLSLQDEGTYICYVGTTSMHTENTVVLKVGAFHTPSIKYEKRDTENFLVCSIQSVYPYPHVTWKMDNTNVSESGSQVTGAPGPFNISSTLNITGSNLSFECTIENSLLNQTWSGAWTLAGSHRKNERDSISLWCTTSHNFSLLNQDFQVSWFKVVNGASFVLDWHPNSSQDIATNDPQFSGNNELRYNSDFSLILKDLRASDSGEYLCNVSSTEYTLLTIHRLNVASSLLQQKHVGTWISVLLLLMLPAACCCYSKVRRDPNDAEGTSRYTYSAAGDQRVQVPQPEEEVQCGSDEVNNLNSETHPISVDESVMNGDNSNGYDIQHCGDQQM; from the exons ATGTATTCCTCCCAGTCTTCTTCAGTCACCGTAACCGTAAGAACGAGCAACTCATTCTTGGAAGATATGATGAAGATGTCACTCTCCCTTGCCTGTTCACGAGTGGGTCTGAAGTTGTAATTCACTGGATAAGTCAAGATAACTATGTTCACAGTTACTACAGTGGCAAGGACCAATTGGAAAAACAGCATTTTAGATATGCACACAGGACATCCCTCGTTCATAGTGAAATTAACAATGGGAATGCCTCTTTAACTGTCAGGAGATTGAGTCTTCAGGATGAAGGAACTTATATCTGCTACGTGGGAACAACAAGTATGCATACTGAAAATACAGTGGTGCTAAAAGTGGGAG CTTTTCACACACcttcaataaaatatgaaaagaggGACACAGAGAACTTTCTGGTGTGCAGTATCCAGAGTGTTTACCCTTATCCACATGTCACATGGAAAATGGACAATACAAATGTCTCTGAAAGCGGTTCACAAGTAACCGGAGCTCCGGGCCCTTTTAATATTAGTAGTACACTGAATATTACAGGATCAAATTTGTCTTTTGAGTGTACTATTGAAAATTCACTTCTCAATCAAACATGGAGTGGAGCATGGACATTGGCAG gTAGTCATCGAAAGAATGAACGTGACTCTATTTCTCTCTGGTGTACAACCAGCCACAATTTTTCTCTACTAAATCAAGACTTCCAAGTTTCTTGGTTCAAGGTAGTAAATGGGGCATCCTTTGTCTTGGATTGGCATCCGAACTCTTCACAGGACATAGCTACTAATGACCCTCAATTCTCAGGGAATAATGAGCTGAGATATAATAGTGACTTCTCCTTAATATTGAAAGATCTTCGTGCTTCAGACAGTGGGGAATACTTGTGTAATGTTTCTTCTACTGAGTACACATTACTCACCATCCACAGGCTGAACGTAG CTTCCAGTCTTTTACAGCAAAAACATGTTGGAACTTGGATATCAGTTTTACTGCTTCTGATGTTGCCAGCAGCATGTTGCTGCTACTCTAAAGTGAGAAGAGACCCCAATGACGCTGAAG GGACTAGCAGATACACATACTCTGCCGCTGGAGACCAACGCGTCCAGGTTCCCCAGCCAGAGGAAGAAGTGCAATGTGGTTCTGACGAAGTAAACAATCTCAATTCAG aaacgCACCCTATCTCTGTTGATGAGAGTGTTATGAATGGTGATAACTCCAATGGATATGACATACAACATTGTGGGGACCAACAGATGTAA